The Deinococcus depolymerans genome contains the following window.
ACCCCCTGGAACCTGCTGCTGCTGCACGGCGGCAAGGGCGGCCGCGCCGCCGAACTGCGCGCCCTGATCCCCGACCTGCCCGACCCGGTCCGCCTGCGCCTGGGCCTGGAAAACGACGAACGCGCCTACAGCCCCCGCGACCTGCTGCCGGTCTGCGAGGCCACCGGCACGCCCCTCGTGTTCGACGCGCACCACCACGTCATCCACGACCGCCTGCCCGACCAGGAACACCCCAGCGTCCGCCAGTGGGTCCTGAGCGCACGCCGCACCTGGACGCCCCCCGACTGGCAGGTCGTGCACCTGAGCAACGGCATCGACGGCCCCCAGGACCGCCGCCACAGCCACCTGATCACCCACCTGCCCAGCGCCTACCACGACGTGCCCTGGATCGAGGTCGAGGCCAAGGGCAAGGAAGAGGCCCTGGCCGCCCTGACCGCTCCCACCTGATACGGATTCCGTTTGTTTCGTTGACAGATCGGAACACCACCGATCTGCCAACTCCACGTCCGGAGGGGCGTTTCTCTCCTGCTCGCTCTGCAGCGCAGCTCTACGAGTCCGCTCGGATTGAATGGGCTGCAAAGGCCATTCAATCCGAGTCCGTATGACAGGCCCCCGCCCCGCACACCCCACAGAAGCCCCGCCCCGCACGCGCTACGCTGCGGGGCGTGAATGTTGTCGTGTTCGACCTTGAAACCACGGGCCTCTCACCGGAACGGGACGGCATCGTGGAAATCGGCGCGGTGCGGATCGTGGACGGTCAGGTGCAGGAACACCTGAAGTACGAGACGCTGGTGCGCCCCACCACCCCGGACGGGCAGACCCTGATGATCCCCTGGCGGGCCGAGCAGGTCCACGGCATCAGCAACGCGATGGTCCGCGCCGCCCCCACCATCGCGGAGGTCCTGCCGGAATTCATCGAGTACGTGAACGGCTGGCCGGTCGTGGCGCACAACATCGGCTTCGACGGCGGGTTCATGCGCGCCAACGCCCAGCGGTACGGCCTGACGTGGGCGCCAGCCAGCGAGCACTGCACGGTGCAGCTCTCCCGCCGCGCCTTCC
Protein-coding sequences here:
- the uvsE gene encoding UV DNA damage repair endonuclease UvsE, encoding MTTPPAPAYGLVCLTAGPEVRFRTITLTRYRALTPTAREGTLLDLYADNITRLRAAAAFCQARGIRLYRLSSSLFPMLDLAGDDTGAAVLTHLAPQLTRAGQAFADAGIRVLMHPEQFIVLNSDRPEVRESSLRAIRAHARVMDDLGLGRTPWNLLLLHGGKGGRAAELRALIPDLPDPVRLRLGLENDERAYSPRDLLPVCEATGTPLVFDAHHHVIHDRLPDQEHPSVRQWVLSARRTWTPPDWQVVHLSNGIDGPQDRRHSHLITHLPSAYHDVPWIEVEAKGKEEALAALTAPT
- a CDS encoding 3'-5' exonuclease, whose translation is MNVVVFDLETTGLSPERDGIVEIGAVRIVDGQVQEHLKYETLVRPTTPDGQTLMIPWRAEQVHGISNAMVRAAPTIAEVLPEFIEYVNGWPVVAHNIGFDGGFMRANAQRYGLTWAPASEHCTVQLSRRAFPKERAHNLTVLADRLGLNFAPGGRHRSFGDVQVTAQAYLRLMELINVRA